A part of Helicobacter fennelliae genomic DNA contains:
- a CDS encoding NAD-dependent epimerase/dehydratase family protein yields the protein MRASALHSQKLKILLTGASGFIGQHTLSALLSTPHYITALSRDPSKITPHKNLEIIKADIYDPYFCLNAKYDILIHLAWEGLPNYQQMFHLERNLMANYTFIKNAIHSGIKNITISGTCFEYGIQNGCLSESSPTAPNTTYAMAKDFLHKMLQELCKHEPFNLQWLRLWYVYGKGQSKSSILSQLQASLDNKEQSFKMSKGEQLRDYLDVKQMAHFIANIATHLEFSGVCNICSNEPIAIRTLVENYLKTTNQHIKLDFGTYPYSNYEPLAFWGDNTKLLEILSGGGAANLSDTLALIFFALFFIFWILLFSNLIYFNSFNSFVWIYSALSLALFIIKIDSIFILYLTCYLVVHSKTPTLTAYFLFALPTFISLLKDTR from the coding sequence ATGCGCGCCTCTGCTCTACACTCTCAAAAGCTAAAGATTCTCCTCACAGGCGCGAGTGGATTTATCGGGCAGCATACACTTAGTGCCTTGCTTTCAACCCCTCACTACATCACAGCACTTTCAAGAGATCCAAGCAAAATCACCCCACACAAAAACCTTGAGATTATCAAAGCCGATATTTATGATCCATATTTTTGTCTTAACGCCAAATACGACATACTCATACATCTTGCGTGGGAAGGCTTGCCTAATTACCAACAAATGTTTCATCTTGAGCGCAACCTTATGGCAAATTACACATTTATCAAAAACGCCATACATTCTGGTATTAAAAATATCACCATAAGTGGCACTTGCTTTGAATACGGAATCCAAAATGGCTGCCTCTCAGAATCAAGCCCAACTGCTCCAAACACAACCTACGCAATGGCAAAAGATTTTCTTCACAAAATGCTCCAAGAGCTATGCAAACACGAGCCGTTTAATCTGCAATGGTTGCGATTATGGTATGTGTATGGCAAAGGACAAAGCAAAAGCTCTATCCTATCGCAACTCCAAGCAAGCCTAGACAACAAAGAACAATCATTCAAAATGAGTAAAGGCGAACAGCTAAGGGATTATCTTGATGTCAAGCAAATGGCACATTTTATCGCCAATATCGCCACACATCTTGAATTTAGCGGTGTATGCAATATTTGTAGCAATGAGCCTATCGCAATAAGAACTCTTGTAGAAAACTACCTCAAAACGACAAACCAACACATAAAGCTAGATTTTGGGACGTATCCTTACTCAAATTATGAACCTTTGGCATTTTGGGGCGATAATACAAAGCTTTTAGAAATCCTCTCTGGGGGGGGGGCAGCAAACCTAAGTGATACTCTAGCCCTCATATTTTTTGCACTTTTCTTTATATTTTGGATTCTATTATTTTCAAACCTCATATATTTTAATTCTTTTAATTCTTTTGTCTGGATATATTCTGCCTTATCTTTGGCACTCTTTATTATCAAGATAGATTCTATTTTTATTCTTTATTTGACTTGCTACCTTGTAGTCCATTCAAAAACCCCCACATTGACTGCATATTTTTTATTTGCATTACCAACTTTTATCTCACTATTAAAGGATACACGATGA
- a CDS encoding DegT/DnrJ/EryC1/StrS family aminotransferase — MKIYYAKPSITQKEISYATDAAQNGWGEKCYGYIAKFEEAFKTYLGVKYVIATSSCTGAFTMGLNALGIKAGDEIILPDVTWIACASPISHIGAKPVFVDIDPLTWCIDPQKVRQAITSKTKAILCVHLYGNVCNMEALFDISKQYNIPLIEDAAEALGSTYKHHKCGSMGVFGTFSFHGTKTLTTGEGGAFVTNDEELYQKVLTLSNHGRPANIYKQFYSVTNGYKFKMSNLQAAIGLAQVERVEELVKRKIEILHYYKSRLTSYNGVMMNYENSDIINSAWMPAVVFDKHLHITREKLLEAFAKYDIDARVFFYPLSSMPMYQKMYQNMQLERININAYDIPTRALNLPSYHDMSIEQQDYVINIITQLLEGK; from the coding sequence ATGAAAATATACTACGCAAAACCCTCAATCACCCAAAAAGAAATATCATACGCCACTGATGCTGCGCAAAATGGCTGGGGTGAGAAATGTTATGGATATATTGCAAAGTTTGAAGAAGCATTTAAGACATATCTTGGCGTCAAGTATGTTATAGCAACTTCAAGCTGCACGGGAGCTTTTACAATGGGACTTAATGCATTAGGCATAAAAGCTGGCGATGAGATCATACTTCCTGATGTAACTTGGATTGCTTGTGCTTCTCCTATTTCACATATAGGAGCAAAACCTGTATTTGTCGATATTGATCCACTGACTTGGTGCATAGATCCACAAAAAGTCCGCCAAGCTATAACTTCCAAAACAAAAGCTATTTTGTGCGTTCATCTTTATGGCAATGTATGCAATATGGAAGCATTATTTGACATAAGCAAACAATACAACATTCCTCTAATAGAAGATGCAGCCGAAGCACTCGGATCTACATATAAGCACCATAAATGTGGCAGTATGGGAGTATTTGGAACTTTTTCTTTTCATGGGACAAAAACCCTAACAACAGGCGAAGGAGGGGCATTTGTAACAAATGATGAAGAGTTATACCAAAAAGTGCTGACATTATCAAACCACGGACGCCCAGCAAATATTTATAAGCAGTTTTACTCTGTAACCAATGGCTATAAATTCAAAATGTCTAATCTCCAAGCAGCTATCGGATTAGCTCAAGTAGAAAGGGTCGAAGAGCTTGTGAAACGCAAAATAGAAATTCTTCATTACTACAAATCTCGCCTCACATCATATAATGGGGTAATGATGAATTATGAAAACTCAGACATTATCAATAGCGCATGGATGCCAGCTGTCGTATTTGATAAACATTTACATATCACAAGAGAGAAGCTTCTTGAAGCATTTGCGAAGTATGATATTGATGCAAGAGTGTTTTTTTACCCACTCTCAAGTATGCCTATGTATCAAAAAATGTATCAAAATATGCAACTTGAACGCATTAATATAAATGCGTATGACATTCCCACTCGTGCGCTCAATCTCCCAAGCTACCATGATATGAGTATTGAGCAGCAAGATTATGTTATAAACATTATCACACAACTTTTGGAGGGCAAATAA
- a CDS encoding formyltransferase family protein encodes MKNLIFAHDRVGFSCVKFLLQHYLHTIRLIVVAQENQISTLAREYNIPVIIFDKKTIITDILKQDSQFDFGFLLWWSYIIDKDLISIPRFGFINTHPSLLPFNRGKHYSFWAIVEQNPFGVSLHFVDEGIDSGDIIAQKVISYDWEDTGKSLYQKAQKAIVALFKAQYKKIITHSITRTKQNLNQGSFHYAKEIDSASTIDLNKSYIARDLLNLLRAKSFKPHKGCVFKASNGGGQQKRVEARKNPTRKTTRYISPSKNLNRTKLYKYTLSYVYNALSSQCNIWRYA; translated from the coding sequence ATGAAAAATCTTATATTTGCTCATGATAGGGTTGGATTCTCTTGTGTTAAATTTCTACTTCAGCACTATTTACACACAATTCGGCTTATCGTTGTTGCGCAAGAAAATCAAATCTCCACGCTCGCAAGAGAATATAATATTCCTGTGATTATTTTTGATAAAAAAACAATTATTACAGATATTTTGAAACAAGATTCTCAATTTGATTTTGGGTTTTTGCTTTGGTGGTCTTATATTATTGATAAAGATTTGATAAGCATTCCGCGTTTTGGCTTTATCAATACCCACCCAAGTCTGCTTCCTTTCAATAGAGGCAAGCATTATAGTTTTTGGGCGATTGTCGAGCAGAATCCATTTGGTGTGAGTCTTCATTTTGTAGATGAAGGCATTGATAGCGGAGATATTATCGCTCAAAAGGTTATTTCTTATGATTGGGAAGATACAGGCAAATCACTATATCAAAAAGCACAAAAAGCTATTGTCGCGCTCTTTAAAGCTCAATATAAAAAAATCATCACTCACTCTATCACGCGCACAAAGCAGAATCTAAATCAAGGAAGTTTTCATTATGCCAAGGAGATAGATTCTGCAAGCACGATAGATCTTAATAAATCCTATATTGCTAGAGATTTATTAAATTTATTGCGAGCCAAAAGCTTTAAGCCACACAAAGGTTGCGTATTTAAGGCTTCTAATGGGGGGGGGCAGCAAAAAAGAGTGGAAGCAAGAAAGAATCCCACACGCAAAACTACGAGATATATATCACCATCAAAAAATCTAAACCGCACAAAACTTTATAAATACACTTTAAGCTATGTATATAATGCTCTATCTTCACAATGCAATATATGGAGATACGCATGA
- a CDS encoding acetyltransferase: MKSPKQIIIWGGMGQAKVLHQLIRQTNFGQVCAVFDNNPNITPPLQNIPLYYGLDSYKDFIQTIHDKSNYMGIVAVASGHRGKDRIAFLEIFQKDGLHTPNLIHKQATILSPIHHSMQEYGIQILANSMIGVEVQLGKGVIVNSLANIEHECIIGNGVHIAPSATLCGDVKVGDYSFIGANAVVLPHLVIGKNVIVGAGSVVTKNIPDNSIVYGNPARIKPSS, translated from the coding sequence ATGAAATCTCCAAAACAAATTATTATATGGGGAGGGATGGGGCAAGCAAAAGTGCTACATCAACTCATACGACAAACAAACTTCGGACAAGTGTGTGCTGTGTTTGACAATAATCCAAATATTACACCGCCATTGCAAAATATACCACTATATTATGGGCTTGATTCTTATAAGGATTTCATACAAACCATACATGATAAGAGCAATTATATGGGAATTGTAGCAGTAGCTTCTGGACATAGAGGCAAGGATAGGATTGCTTTTTTGGAGATATTTCAAAAAGATGGTTTGCATACGCCAAATCTTATCCACAAACAAGCCACAATCCTATCACCCATACACCACTCAATGCAAGAATATGGAATCCAGATTCTAGCAAATAGTATGATAGGCGTTGAAGTGCAATTAGGAAAAGGAGTGATTGTCAATTCTCTAGCAAATATAGAGCATGAATGCATCATTGGCAATGGTGTGCATATCGCACCAAGTGCGACACTTTGTGGCGATGTCAAAGTGGGGGATTATTCATTTATAGGCGCAAATGCTGTTGTTTTGCCACATCTTGTAATTGGTAAAAATGTCATTGTTGGTGCAGGAAGTGTTGTTACAAAAAATATTCCTGATAATTCTATCGTGTATGGAAATCCAGCGCGCATAAAGCCTTCATCTTAA
- a CDS encoding glycosyltransferase family 2 protein yields MDHNVKISICIPSRNALNYVRYAIESVLNQEYEDYELLVSDNHSNDGTWDYLKTLSHPKLRIMQPPKMCSMSGHYEWLLTQTKGDWVTIIGADDGMQPYFFTLADYLIDLAHKHNVYIINGERAYYFWEGCENLYGDMQTNFMSIEKFSIKNAKKEFFPQLLRGGAILECLKCMQARLCIKMS; encoded by the coding sequence ATGGATCACAATGTAAAAATAAGCATTTGCATTCCCTCAAGAAATGCTCTCAACTATGTGCGATACGCCATAGAGAGCGTTTTAAATCAAGAGTATGAGGATTATGAATTATTAGTAAGCGATAATCACTCAAATGATGGAACTTGGGATTATCTAAAAACACTTTCTCACCCCAAATTAAGAATAATGCAACCGCCAAAAATGTGTTCGATGAGCGGACATTATGAGTGGTTACTCACACAGACAAAAGGTGATTGGGTAACAATCATCGGTGCAGATGATGGTATGCAGCCGTATTTTTTTACATTAGCGGATTATCTTATAGATTTGGCACATAAGCATAATGTTTATATTATCAATGGAGAAAGAGCATATTATTTTTGGGAAGGTTGTGAGAATCTCTATGGAGATATGCAAACAAATTTTATGTCTATTGAAAAATTTAGCATTAAAAATGCCAAAAAAGAGTTTTTTCCTCAGCTTCTGAGGGGGGGGGCTATTTTGGAATGCCTCAAATGTATGCAGGCTCGCTTGTGCATAAAGATGTCATAA
- a CDS encoding sensor histidine kinase has product MLKKAFSPQTKILFALIASGFFVICLITLLALNGLKYKYDTNLSSRAYKINFLQDVKNFYTKIVFLQKFENFSDEYQKMLTSWQHYKDFEEQDNALNTLEGIYQRLFLQDSIKEKESLDSLIIQWIATIDKNILQTPSLITQTKQAHNQNLLLHSFEMNSQIDTILQLQTRISFIQDMMTDSIYSTTLWFLCAFMALVVFGTLYFVALILRFIRNVNLNLQQIIQDQTQTLKQTNKNLQRTIDHEIEQSRKKDQIMYQQARLASMGEMIQNIAHQWRQPLNSLIILIQSFKIKYDSNNLSKEFVATQTADALRIAKNMSDTIENFRNFFHPNINKAKFSLSKSIEDSIGLIYPTLQQNNIQIYFDKKNDIEFFGYENAFSQIVLNLIKNSQDVFVESQIKEGLIELVLESIDSQVTLYIMDNGGGIKINDVNKIFEPYFTTKHKSVGTGIGLYMVKQIIEKQMNGSIEVKNQQWHSKTLDKNFYGAIFVIKFSLNSE; this is encoded by the coding sequence ATGCTTAAAAAAGCCTTTTCTCCCCAAACCAAAATCTTATTTGCGCTAATTGCAAGTGGCTTTTTTGTGATTTGTCTTATCACTTTGCTTGCACTCAATGGGCTCAAATACAAATACGACACAAACCTTTCATCGCGCGCTTATAAGATTAATTTTCTTCAAGATGTCAAAAATTTCTATACCAAAATTGTCTTTTTGCAAAAATTTGAAAATTTCTCAGACGAATACCAAAAAATGCTAACTTCTTGGCAGCATTATAAGGATTTTGAAGAGCAAGACAACGCGCTTAACACACTTGAAGGAATCTATCAGAGGCTCTTTCTTCAAGATTCTATCAAAGAAAAAGAATCGCTAGATTCTCTGATTATACAATGGATAGCAACGATTGACAAAAACATACTCCAAACCCCATCACTCATCACGCAAACAAAACAAGCACACAACCAAAATCTATTATTGCATAGTTTTGAGATGAATAGCCAGATTGATACTATCCTTCAGCTCCAAACGCGCATATCATTTATACAAGATATGATGACAGATTCTATTTATTCGACGACCTTATGGTTTTTGTGCGCGTTTATGGCGTTGGTTGTGTTTGGAACTTTGTATTTTGTCGCGCTTATTTTGCGCTTTATCCGCAATGTCAATCTCAATCTCCAGCAAATCATACAAGACCAAACCCAAACCCTCAAACAAACAAATAAAAATCTCCAACGCACAATCGATCATGAAATCGAACAATCCCGCAAAAAAGATCAAATCATGTATCAGCAAGCGCGCCTTGCTTCAATGGGTGAAATGATCCAAAACATCGCTCATCAATGGCGACAGCCGCTTAATTCACTCATTATCCTTATCCAAAGCTTTAAAATCAAATACGATAGCAACAACCTCTCAAAAGAATTTGTCGCCACACAAACCGCAGATGCGTTGAGAATCGCCAAAAATATGTCCGATACAATTGAAAATTTTAGAAATTTTTTCCACCCAAATATCAATAAAGCAAAATTTTCGCTCTCAAAAAGCATTGAAGATTCCATAGGGCTTATTTATCCAACACTCCAACAAAACAATATCCAAATTTATTTTGATAAAAAAAATGATATAGAATTTTTTGGATACGAAAACGCCTTTAGTCAGATCGTTTTAAACCTCATCAAAAATTCTCAAGATGTGTTTGTAGAATCTCAAATCAAAGAAGGACTCATAGAGCTTGTGCTTGAGAGTATAGACTCGCAAGTTACGCTCTATATTATGGATAATGGTGGCGGAATTAAAATCAATGATGTTAATAAAATTTTTGAACCCTATTTCACAACCAAACACAAATCAGTAGGCACAGGCATAGGGCTTTATATGGTCAAACAAATCATAGAAAAGCAAATGAATGGAAGCATAGAGGTCAAAAATCAACAATGGCATTCAAAGACTTTGGATAAAAATTTTTATGGAGCGATTTTTGTGATAAAATTTTCACTCAATTCTGAATAA
- a CDS encoding response regulator, with protein sequence MQPPTQLTQLKKMSILYVEDNEDVQRITAMVLEDYIDRIFLAQNGIQALEIFNTHKIDIVLTDILMPKMNGIELCSKIRNGKNNPHCPIIIITAHTEVNYLLEAISLRVDGYILKPINIEEMLSTIHKALLPQIQSQELESKNLLINAISTFVGGKKIEIIEFLIQNCDEDNIFYGSYEDIITKLNVSKPTIVKIFHQLIKVGLLIKIKNKVYKLHPNVSNKNQDLLS encoded by the coding sequence GTGCAACCACCCACACAACTTACACAACTCAAAAAAATGAGTATTTTATATGTAGAAGATAATGAAGATGTCCAGCGCATTACAGCTATGGTGTTAGAAGATTATATTGATAGAATCTTTTTGGCTCAAAACGGAATCCAAGCATTAGAGATATTTAATACACACAAAATCGACATCGTGCTAACAGATATTTTGATGCCAAAAATGAATGGCATAGAGCTTTGCTCCAAAATCAGAAATGGCAAAAATAATCCACACTGCCCAATCATCATCATAACAGCGCACACAGAAGTAAATTATCTGCTTGAAGCCATTAGTTTGCGCGTTGATGGCTATATCTTAAAGCCAATCAACATAGAAGAGATGCTCTCCACAATCCACAAAGCACTCCTACCCCAAATCCAATCCCAAGAACTAGAATCTAAAAACCTACTCATCAACGCAATCTCGACTTTTGTCGGTGGCAAAAAAATCGAAATTATTGAGTTTTTGATCCAAAACTGCGATGAGGATAATATTTTTTATGGCTCGTATGAAGACATCATCACCAAGCTTAATGTAAGCAAGCCAACCATTGTAAAAATATTTCATCAACTCATCAAAGTCGGACTCCTCATAAAAATCAAAAATAAAGTCTATAAACTCCACCCAAATGTCAGCAACAAAAATCAAGATTTGCTCTCTTGA
- the rho gene encoding transcription termination factor Rho, with protein sequence MASDQSNHSNNKNRTPQHIPVEGWTIEELNTKPLNKLIQIASELNIENPQEFKRQDLMFEILKAQVSQGGYILFTGILEITNEGYGFLRALDDTFTDSKNNTYVSQSQIYRFALRNGDIVTGQVRLPREQERYYALLKIEAVNYMSLEEMRNRPLFDNLTPLFPREQLKLEYNPTKVTGRMLDLFSPIGKGQRALIVAPPRTGKTELMKELAHGISQNHPEVELMVLLVDERPEEVTDMQRSVKGSVFSSTFDLPSTNHIRVAELVLERAKREVENGKDVVILLDSITRLARAYNAVTPPSGKVLSGGVDANALHKPKRFFGAARNIEQGGSLTIIATALIETGSRMDEVIFEEFKGTGNSEIVLARNIADRRIYPAFDILKSGTRKDELLLGKDKLTKVWMLRSVMQQMDDIEALTFIYSKMQQTKDNEEFLNKMNEQD encoded by the coding sequence ATGGCATCAGATCAATCCAATCACTCCAATAATAAAAATCGCACACCCCAGCACATTCCTGTCGAAGGTTGGACGATAGAAGAGCTCAATACAAAACCCCTCAACAAACTTATCCAAATCGCCTCAGAACTCAATATCGAAAATCCACAAGAATTCAAACGTCAAGATTTGATGTTTGAGATTCTCAAAGCCCAAGTCTCACAAGGTGGCTATATACTTTTTACCGGAATCTTAGAAATCACAAATGAAGGATATGGATTTTTACGCGCCCTTGATGATACATTCACAGATAGCAAAAACAACACCTATGTAAGCCAAAGCCAAATCTATCGCTTTGCACTCCGCAATGGCGATATTGTAACTGGGCAAGTGCGCCTTCCGCGCGAACAAGAGAGGTATTATGCATTGCTTAAAATCGAAGCGGTGAATTATATGTCGCTTGAAGAAATGCGTAATCGTCCATTATTTGACAATCTCACGCCACTTTTCCCGAGAGAACAACTCAAGCTCGAATACAACCCGACAAAAGTTACAGGCAGAATGCTTGATTTATTTAGCCCCATTGGCAAAGGGCAAAGAGCGTTGATTGTCGCACCTCCAAGGACAGGAAAAACAGAGCTTATGAAAGAGCTCGCACATGGCATTAGCCAAAACCACCCAGAAGTAGAGCTTATGGTGCTTTTGGTTGATGAACGTCCTGAAGAAGTTACAGATATGCAAAGAAGCGTGAAAGGAAGTGTATTTAGCTCGACTTTTGATCTTCCTTCCACAAACCACATACGCGTGGCTGAACTCGTGCTAGAGCGAGCAAAAAGAGAGGTTGAAAATGGTAAAGATGTCGTAATATTGCTTGATTCTATCACGCGTTTGGCACGAGCGTATAATGCTGTAACGCCACCAAGTGGCAAGGTGCTTAGTGGCGGGGTTGATGCAAATGCACTCCATAAGCCAAAAAGATTTTTTGGTGCAGCGCGCAATATCGAGCAAGGCGGAAGTCTTACGATTATCGCGACTGCATTGATTGAAACAGGCTCAAGAATGGATGAAGTGATTTTTGAGGAATTCAAAGGCACAGGCAATAGTGAAATTGTGCTTGCGCGAAACATCGCTGATCGCAGAATCTACCCAGCATTTGATATTCTCAAATCCGGCACAAGAAAAGATGAGCTCCTGCTTGGCAAAGACAAACTCACAAAAGTATGGATGCTTCGAAGTGTAATGCAACAAATGGACGATATTGAAGCACTGACTTTTATTTATTCAAAAATGCAGCAAACAAAAGACAATGAAGAATTTTTAAACAAGATGAACGAACAAGACTAA
- the murI gene encoding glutamate racemase, whose protein sequence is MKLGIFDSGVGGLSVAKHILESKIFEEIIYFGDTARVPYGVKDKETIIKFSLEALEFFISHKVDMLIVACNTVSAYALESMRSRACFPIIGVIEPGVIALKNSLPNTQHHILVLATKATINSNQYQHQLALNGYTNVKALATGLFVPIVEEGAYPSEILNASMHYYFHTLATKPNAIILGCTHFPLIADCIADYFENKSILIHSGEAIVEYLDSAYHLKPNQVKHTQIEFFASSDVEHLKSCAHKWCNIP, encoded by the coding sequence ATGAAACTTGGAATTTTTGATAGCGGTGTGGGCGGCTTAAGTGTCGCAAAACACATACTAGAATCTAAAATCTTTGAAGAAATCATTTATTTTGGCGATACCGCTCGAGTGCCTTATGGCGTCAAAGACAAAGAGACGATTATCAAATTCTCCCTTGAAGCACTTGAATTTTTTATAAGCCACAAAGTCGATATGCTTATTGTCGCATGCAACACTGTGAGTGCGTATGCACTAGAATCTATGCGATCACGCGCTTGCTTTCCGATTATAGGGGTGATTGAGCCCGGCGTTATAGCTCTCAAAAACTCCCTTCCAAATACACAGCATCATATCTTAGTCCTCGCTACAAAAGCCACAATCAACTCCAATCAATACCAACACCAACTCGCATTAAATGGCTATACCAATGTCAAAGCCCTAGCGACAGGATTATTTGTGCCAATCGTAGAGGAAGGCGCATATCCAAGCGAGATTCTTAATGCGAGTATGCATTATTATTTTCACACCCTTGCAACAAAGCCAAATGCTATTATTTTGGGTTGCACGCATTTTCCGCTGATTGCAGATTGTATTGCTGATTATTTTGAAAACAAAAGCATTTTGATTCACTCTGGAGAAGCAATCGTTGAGTATTTAGATTCTGCCTATCATCTCAAACCCAATCAAGTCAAACACACACAGATAGAATTTTTTGCTTCGAGTGATGTAGAGCATCTCAAATCCTGCGCGCACAAATGGTGCAACATACCATAA
- the nikR gene encoding nickel-responsive transcriptional regulator NikR, producing the protein MKIKKSITNPNHTHKTHTHTSKNEGVIRFSISLEPDLLQNLDERIIAQGYSSRSELVRDMIREKIVQEEWQDETNINTAVLVMIYNHHQRDLNQRIIDIQHCAKIEILCSTHVHIDAHNCLETIILRGKGGEIKNFAYEIGGLKGVKFSKLTRTSSFA; encoded by the coding sequence ATGAAAATAAAAAAGTCAATAACAAACCCAAATCACACACACAAAACACACACACATACAAGCAAAAATGAAGGCGTGATACGATTTTCAATCTCTCTTGAGCCTGATTTGCTTCAGAATCTTGATGAGCGCATTATCGCGCAGGGGTATTCATCTCGATCTGAGCTTGTGCGAGATATGATCCGAGAAAAAATAGTCCAAGAAGAATGGCAAGATGAAACAAACATCAATACTGCTGTGCTTGTGATGATCTATAATCACCACCAACGCGATCTCAATCAGCGCATTATTGACATTCAGCATTGTGCCAAAATAGAGATTTTATGCTCAACCCATGTGCATATTGATGCGCATAATTGCTTAGAGACAATTATATTGCGTGGTAAAGGCGGAGAAATCAAAAACTTTGCGTATGAAATCGGGGGACTAAAGGGTGTGAAATTTAGCAAACTCACACGCACAAGTAGCTTTGCATAA
- the nadD gene encoding nicotinate (nicotinamide) nucleotide adenylyltransferase — translation MNIAIFGGSFDPPHLGHLEIIERLHVDFDRLIVMPTFLSPTKSHFSAPPNKRFEWLCYICKGFKNVIVSDFEIAQNRVVYAIEWVEHFMQPKANLTLIIGADNAQSLPTWHQYHKLIKLVSFIVIARDGYKNTTSYPTLYIKNDTISSQSMRQELSQGKTPQGLITSIQQDVIGFYTNKKGAL, via the coding sequence ATGAATATAGCAATTTTTGGTGGAAGCTTTGATCCACCGCATTTGGGGCATTTGGAAATCATTGAGAGATTGCATGTAGATTTTGATAGATTGATTGTTATGCCTACATTTTTGAGCCCGACAAAAAGCCATTTTTCTGCGCCACCAAACAAACGTTTTGAATGGCTGTGCTACATTTGCAAAGGCTTTAAAAATGTCATCGTCAGCGATTTTGAAATCGCGCAAAATCGCGTTGTGTATGCGATTGAATGGGTGGAGCATTTTATGCAGCCAAAGGCTAATCTCACGCTTATCATCGGTGCTGATAACGCACAATCTCTGCCTACATGGCATCAATACCACAAGCTCATCAAACTTGTATCTTTTATCGTGATCGCTCGCGATGGCTACAAAAATACCACTTCCTATCCAACGCTTTACATAAAAAATGATACTATTTCATCACAATCTATGCGACAAGAATTATCGCAAGGAAAAACCCCGCAAGGTCTCATCACATCTATTCAGCAAGATGTTATAGGATTTTATACCAACAAAAAAGGAGCATTATGA
- the rsfS gene encoding ribosome silencing factor → MNQTIAKRAKYISALLDEKKGENIEIFDVENKNYITDCVIIVTGMAGKHSFALLDHLKNNLKPQGETFYSTDEESEDWIIADLGEIMVHIFTENTRKRFNLEEFLKEFFIKKQA, encoded by the coding sequence ATGAATCAAACGATCGCAAAGCGCGCCAAATACATTTCTGCATTGCTTGATGAAAAAAAGGGCGAAAATATAGAAATCTTTGATGTTGAAAACAAAAATTATATCACTGATTGCGTGATTATCGTAACTGGCATGGCTGGCAAGCATTCTTTTGCGCTTTTAGATCATCTCAAAAACAATCTCAAACCACAAGGTGAGACATTTTATAGCACTGATGAAGAAAGCGAGGATTGGATTATTGCGGATTTGGGAGAGATTATGGTGCATATTTTTACCGAAAATACACGCAAACGTTTCAATTTGGAAGAATTTTTAAAAGAATTTTTCATCAAAAAGCAAGCCTAA